From Populus trichocarpa isolate Nisqually-1 chromosome 19, P.trichocarpa_v4.1, whole genome shotgun sequence, a single genomic window includes:
- the LOC18108460 gene encoding protein DETOXIFICATION 14, which translates to MTVKQFGLAGALETLCGQAYGAEQYQTVRTYTYCAIISLILVCLPISFLWMFTDKLLILIGQDPSISHVARKYSICLIPNLFSYAILQALIRYFQTQSLILPMLFSSFASLCFHITLCWALVFKAEMGIIGAALAISLSYWLNVILLGLYMKCSSECEKTRSVFSKDVFFGIREFFRFAVPYAVMTCLEWWSYEVLILLSGLLRNPKEETSVLSICFTITYPHYFIPYGFGATASTRVSNELGAGNSQAAKMAVWAIMVIAITEEIIISTALFFCRHIMGYAFSSEKQIVNYVADMVPFICLSVIMDCLQSVLSGVARGSGWQKFGAYVNLAAYYLVGTPVAAVLAFVLHLRAKGLLIGLATG; encoded by the exons ATGACTGTCAAACAGTTCGGATTAGCTGGTGCATTGGAAACTCTATGCGGGCAAGCTTACGGAGCAGAGCAATATCAAACAGTTCGGACTTACACTTACTGTGCCATCATTTCCTTGATTTTGGTCTGTCTCCCTATATCCTTTCTATGGATGTTCACGGACAAGCTTCTTATCCTTATAGGCCAAGACCCTTCAATCTCCCATGTCGCTCGCAAATACTCTATTTGCCTCATTCCTAACTTGTTTTCATATGCTATACTTCAAGCGCTGATTCGCTACTTCCAAACTCAGAGTTTGATCCTTCCAATGCTGTTTAGTTCATTTGCCTCTCTGTGTTTCCATATAACTCTTTGTTGGGCTCTAGTGTTTAAAGCAGAAATGGGAATCATAGGAGCAGCATTAGCCATCAGTTTATCATATTGGTTGAATGTTATCTTGCTTGGGTTATACATGAAGTGCTCTTCCGAATGCGAAAAAACTCGTTCTGTGTTCTCGAAGGATGTCTTCTTTGGCATAAGGGAGTTCTTTCGCTTTGCTGTTCCTTATGCAGTAATGACTTG TCTTGAATGGTGGTCTTATGAGGTACTTATTTTACTATCTGGGCTGTTACGAAATCCTAAAGAGGAGACCTCTGTGCTTTCTATATG CTTCACAATCACCTATCCGCATTACTTCATTCCTTACGGGTTTGGGGCCACAGCAAG CACCCGGGTTTCGAATGAATTAGGAGCTGGGAATTCTCAGGCAGCTAAGATGGCTGTCTGGGCCATAATGGTTATTGCAATCACCGAGGAGATTATTATAAGCACAGCTCTCTTCTTTTGTCGCCACATTATGGGATATGCATTCAGCAGCGAGAAGCAAATTGTAAATTATGTTGCAGATATGGTTCCTTTCATTTGTCTGTCAGTTATCATGGACTGCTTACAATCAGTACTTTCAG GGGTTGCTAGAGGAAGCGGGTGGCAGAAGTTCGGAGCCTACGTGAATCTTGCGGCGTATTATCTGGTTGGGACACCGGTAGCAGCTGTGTTGGCTTTTGTTTTACACTTAAGGGCGAAGGGCCTTTTGATTGGATTGGCAACAGGATAA
- the LOC7455264 gene encoding putative pentatricopeptide repeat-containing protein At1g53330 isoform X3, producing the protein MEISKLSHKNLRYLSNPYYNLIFPLLSQQSQPQLFPNPSYPSSTSLCFCNYPSLSLFSSNGSPSVSKFMGFTGCNGRYNGHNSQSLNLYFFKSSIHGYLRGYKTSSFDVYKEMGTGRVRPKAMQKQVAYIIDLIKRDEYDLEYKLGSLSVKLSIASVTLVFHVLNSEKVSALRFFRWIRHWQPELRCNSDICSLVIDNCGRLDDYDAMRSLLNEFNENQLCLTKKAFEFLHVMNVTNESLVESTQRVIVLLLEVRGSCYGWVSSLIEMFSVLGSFDMVEFVMKKTERKISYYYIFIREMCRRCDFKGVRDIQDEMRKEGFELNARIYNYLISCLLKNGEYADACKVLTEMQDKDCPPDALTFEIFIYYCCNNGKTEIACHYFDEIVARGLEPRLSTHAAFIKGFFNSEQYEEAYKYVVDSDKKYKCTSCMNYSLLARLHQKRGNLVIAQNILSEMIKKGLRPYFKVYMKVFNCLNKSGRETLATDLQEQFHQLHSKA; encoded by the exons ATGGAGATCTCAAAGCTCTCCCACAAGAATCTCAGGTACCTCTCAAACCcttattataatttgattttcccTCTCCTCTCCCAACAGTCCCAGCCACAACTCTTTCCAAACCCATCATACCCATCTTCAACTTCTCTATGTTTCTGTAACTATCCTAGTTTATCCTTGTTTTCCTCAAATGGGTCACCTTCTGTCTCAAAATTCATGGGTTTTACTGGATGTAATGGTAGGTACAATGGTCATAATAGTcaaagtttgaatctttattTCTTCAAGTCAAGTATTCATGGTTATCTTCGAGGTTACAAGACATCATCCTTTGATGTTTATAAGGAAATGGGAACTGGTAGGGTCAGACCAAAGGCAATGCAAAAACAAGTAGCatatattattgatttgattaagaGGGATGAGTATGATTTGGAGTACAAGTTGGGTTCTTTGAGTGTAAAGCTATCTATTGCTTCTGTGACTCTGGTTTTTCATGTCTTGAATAGTGAAAAGGTGTCTGCTTTGCGTTTCTTTCGTTGGATTAGACATTGGCAGCCTGAATTGAGATGTAATTCTGATATTTGTAGCTTGGTTATTGATAATTGTGGGCGTTTAGATGATTATGATGCTATGAGGAGTCTTTTGAATGAGTTTAACGAGAACCAGTTATGTCTAACCAAAAAGGCATTCGAGTTCTTACATGTTATGAATGTTACAAATGAGTCCTTGGTGGAATCCACACAGAGAGTGATTGTCTTGTTGCTTGAAGTTAGAGGGTCATGTTATGGTTGGGTTTCCTCATTGATCGAAATGTTCAGTGTTTTGGGATCCTTTGACATGGTTGAGTTTGTGATGAAGAAAACTGAGAGGAAGATTtcttattactatatttttatcagggAAATGTGTCGGAGATGTGATTTTAAAGGGGTGAGAGATATTCAGGATGAGATGAGGAAAGAGGGCTTTGAACTGAATGCCCGAATTTACAATTATCTAATTAGCTGTTTGCTTAAGAACGGTGAATATGCTGATGCTTGCAAGGTATTGACGGAAATGCAGGACAAGGACTGCCCTCCTGATGCATTAacctttgaaatttttatatattactgTTGCAATAACGGCAAGACTGAAATTGCATGTCACTATTTTGATGAGATTGTGGCAAGGGGTCTTGAACCTCGGCTTTCAACACATGCTGCCTTTATCAAGGGTTTTTTCAACTCAGAGCAATATGAGGAGGCATATAAGTACGTGGTTGATTCAGATAAGAAGTACAAGTGCACAAGCTGCATGAATTACAGCTTGCTTGCGAGGCTTCATCAGAAAAGAGGAAATCTGGTGATTGCCCAAAATATTCTTTCTGAAATGATCAAGAAAGGTCTTAGACCATATTTTAAAGTGTATATGAAGGTTTTCAACTGCCTCAATAAATCCGGCAGGGAAACGCTAGCCACAGATTTGCAAGAGCAGTTTCATCAGCTTCATTCAAAGGCTTA g
- the LOC7455264 gene encoding putative pentatricopeptide repeat-containing protein At1g53330 isoform X2 encodes MEISKLSHKNLRYLSNPYYNLIFPLLSQQSQPQLFPNPSYPSSTSLCFCNYPSLSLFSSNGSPSVSKFMGFTGCNGRYNGHNSQSLNLYFFKSSIHGYLRGYKTSSFDVYKEMGTGRVRPKAMQKQVAYIIDLIKRDEYDLEYKLGSLSVKLSIASVTLVFHVLNSEKVSALRFFRWIRHWQPELRCNSDICSLVIDNCGRLDDYDAMRSLLNEFNENQLCLTKKAFEFLHVMNVTNESLVESTQRVIVLLLEVRGSCYGWVSSLIEMFSVLGSFDMVEFVMKKTERKISYYYIFIREMCRRCDFKGVRDIQDEMRKEGFELNARIYNYLISCLLKNGEYADACKVLTEMQDKDCPPDALTFEIFIYYCCNNGKTEIACHYFDEIVARGLEPRLSTHAAFIKGFFNSEQYEEAYKYVVDSDKKYKCTSCMNYSLLARLHQKRGNLVIAQNILSEMIKKGLRPYFKVYMKVFNCLNKSGRETLATDLQEQFHQLHSKA; translated from the exons ATGGAGATCTCAAAGCTCTCCCACAAGAATCTCAGGTACCTCTCAAACCcttattataatttgattttcccTCTCCTCTCCCAACAGTCCCAGCCACAACTCTTTCCAAACCCATCATACCCATCTTCAACTTCTCTATGTTTCTGTAACTATCCTAGTTTATCCTTGTTTTCCTCAAATGGGTCACCTTCTGTCTCAAAATTCATGGGTTTTACTGGATGTAATGGTAGGTACAATGGTCATAATAGTcaaagtttgaatctttattTCTTCAAGTCAAGTATTCATGGTTATCTTCGAGGTTACAAGACATCATCCTTTGATGTTTATAAGGAAATGGGAACTGGTAGGGTCAGACCAAAGGCAATGCAAAAACAAGTAGCatatattattgatttgattaagaGGGATGAGTATGATTTGGAGTACAAGTTGGGTTCTTTGAGTGTAAAGCTATCTATTGCTTCTGTGACTCTGGTTTTTCATGTCTTGAATAGTGAAAAGGTGTCTGCTTTGCGTTTCTTTCGTTGGATTAGACATTGGCAGCCTGAATTGAGATGTAATTCTGATATTTGTAGCTTGGTTATTGATAATTGTGGGCGTTTAGATGATTATGATGCTATGAGGAGTCTTTTGAATGAGTTTAACGAGAACCAGTTATGTCTAACCAAAAAGGCATTCGAGTTCTTACATGTTATGAATGTTACAAATGAGTCCTTGGTGGAATCCACACAGAGAGTGATTGTCTTGTTGCTTGAAGTTAGAGGGTCATGTTATGGTTGGGTTTCCTCATTGATCGAAATGTTCAGTGTTTTGGGATCCTTTGACATGGTTGAGTTTGTGATGAAGAAAACTGAGAGGAAGATTtcttattactatatttttatcagggAAATGTGTCGGAGATGTGATTTTAAAGGGGTGAGAGATATTCAGGATGAGATGAGGAAAGAGGGCTTTGAACTGAATGCCCGAATTTACAATTATCTAATTAGCTGTTTGCTTAAGAACGGTGAATATGCTGATGCTTGCAAGGTATTGACGGAAATGCAGGACAAGGACTGCCCTCCTGATGCATTAacctttgaaatttttatatattactgTTGCAATAACGGCAAGACTGAAATTGCATGTCACTATTTTGATGAGATTGTGGCAAGGGGTCTTGAACCTCGGCTTTCAACACATGCTGCCTTTATCAAGGGTTTTTTCAACTCAGAGCAATATGAGGAGGCATATAAGTACGTGGTTGATTCAGATAAGAAGTACAAGTGCACAAGCTGCATGAATTACAGCTTGCTTGCGAGGCTTCATCAGAAAAGAGGAAATCTGGTGATTGCCCAAAATATTCTTTCTGAAATGATCAAGAAAGGTCTTAGACCATATTTTAAAGTGTATATGAAGGTTTTCAACTGCCTCAATAAATCCGGCAGGGAAACGCTAGCCACAGATTTGCAAGAGCAGTTTCATCAGCTTCATTCAAAGGCTTA G
- the LOC7455264 gene encoding putative pentatricopeptide repeat-containing protein At1g53330 isoform X1, translating into MEISKLSHKNLRYLSNPYYNLIFPLLSQQSQPQLFPNPSYPSSTSLCFCNYPSLSLFSSNGSPSVSKFMGFTGCNGRYNGHNSQSLNLYFFKSSIHGYLRGYKTSSFDVYKEMGTGRVRPKAMQKQVAYIIDLIKRDEYDLEYKLGSLSVKLSIASVTLVFHVLNSEKVSALRFFRWIRHWQPELRCNSDICSLVIDNCGRLDDYDAMRSLLNEFNENQLCLTKKAFEFLHVMNVTNESLVESTQRVIVLLLEVRGSCYGWVSSLIEMFSVLGSFDMVEFVMKKTERKISYYYIFIREMCRRCDFKGVRDIQDEMRKEGFELNARIYNYLISCLLKNGEYADACKVLTEMQDKDCPPDALTFEIFIYYCCNNGKTEIACHYFDEIVARGLEPRLSTHAAFIKGFFNSEQYEEAYKYVVDSDKKYKCTSCMNYSLLARLHQKRGNLVIAQNILSEMIKKGLRPYFKVYMKVFNCLNKSGRETLATDLQEQFHQLHSKA; encoded by the coding sequence ATGGAGATCTCAAAGCTCTCCCACAAGAATCTCAGGTACCTCTCAAACCcttattataatttgattttcccTCTCCTCTCCCAACAGTCCCAGCCACAACTCTTTCCAAACCCATCATACCCATCTTCAACTTCTCTATGTTTCTGTAACTATCCTAGTTTATCCTTGTTTTCCTCAAATGGGTCACCTTCTGTCTCAAAATTCATGGGTTTTACTGGATGTAATGGTAGGTACAATGGTCATAATAGTcaaagtttgaatctttattTCTTCAAGTCAAGTATTCATGGTTATCTTCGAGGTTACAAGACATCATCCTTTGATGTTTATAAGGAAATGGGAACTGGTAGGGTCAGACCAAAGGCAATGCAAAAACAAGTAGCatatattattgatttgattaagaGGGATGAGTATGATTTGGAGTACAAGTTGGGTTCTTTGAGTGTAAAGCTATCTATTGCTTCTGTGACTCTGGTTTTTCATGTCTTGAATAGTGAAAAGGTGTCTGCTTTGCGTTTCTTTCGTTGGATTAGACATTGGCAGCCTGAATTGAGATGTAATTCTGATATTTGTAGCTTGGTTATTGATAATTGTGGGCGTTTAGATGATTATGATGCTATGAGGAGTCTTTTGAATGAGTTTAACGAGAACCAGTTATGTCTAACCAAAAAGGCATTCGAGTTCTTACATGTTATGAATGTTACAAATGAGTCCTTGGTGGAATCCACACAGAGAGTGATTGTCTTGTTGCTTGAAGTTAGAGGGTCATGTTATGGTTGGGTTTCCTCATTGATCGAAATGTTCAGTGTTTTGGGATCCTTTGACATGGTTGAGTTTGTGATGAAGAAAACTGAGAGGAAGATTtcttattactatatttttatcagggAAATGTGTCGGAGATGTGATTTTAAAGGGGTGAGAGATATTCAGGATGAGATGAGGAAAGAGGGCTTTGAACTGAATGCCCGAATTTACAATTATCTAATTAGCTGTTTGCTTAAGAACGGTGAATATGCTGATGCTTGCAAGGTATTGACGGAAATGCAGGACAAGGACTGCCCTCCTGATGCATTAacctttgaaatttttatatattactgTTGCAATAACGGCAAGACTGAAATTGCATGTCACTATTTTGATGAGATTGTGGCAAGGGGTCTTGAACCTCGGCTTTCAACACATGCTGCCTTTATCAAGGGTTTTTTCAACTCAGAGCAATATGAGGAGGCATATAAGTACGTGGTTGATTCAGATAAGAAGTACAAGTGCACAAGCTGCATGAATTACAGCTTGCTTGCGAGGCTTCATCAGAAAAGAGGAAATCTGGTGATTGCCCAAAATATTCTTTCTGAAATGATCAAGAAAGGTCTTAGACCATATTTTAAAGTGTATATGAAGGTTTTCAACTGCCTCAATAAATCCGGCAGGGAAACGCTAGCCACAGATTTGCAAGAGCAGTTTCATCAGCTTCATTCAAAGGCTTAG
- the LOC7455264 gene encoding pentatricopeptide repeat-containing protein At1g05670, mitochondrial isoform X4: MEISKLSHKNLRYNGHNSQSLNLYFFKSSIHGYLRGYKTSSFDVYKEMGTGRVRPKAMQKQVAYIIDLIKRDEYDLEYKLGSLSVKLSIASVTLVFHVLNSEKVSALRFFRWIRHWQPELRCNSDICSLVIDNCGRLDDYDAMRSLLNEFNENQLCLTKKAFEFLHVMNVTNESLVESTQRVIVLLLEVRGSCYGWVSSLIEMFSVLGSFDMVEFVMKKTERKISYYYIFIREMCRRCDFKGVRDIQDEMRKEGFELNARIYNYLISCLLKNGEYADACKVLTEMQDKDCPPDALTFEIFIYYCCNNGKTEIACHYFDEIVARGLEPRLSTHAAFIKGFFNSEQYEEAYKYVVDSDKKYKCTSCMNYSLLARLHQKRGNLVIAQNILSEMIKKGLRPYFKVYMKVFNCLNKSGRETLATDLQEQFHQLHSKA, from the exons ATGGAGATCTCAAAGCTCTCCCACAAGAATCTCAGGTAC AATGGTCATAATAGTcaaagtttgaatctttattTCTTCAAGTCAAGTATTCATGGTTATCTTCGAGGTTACAAGACATCATCCTTTGATGTTTATAAGGAAATGGGAACTGGTAGGGTCAGACCAAAGGCAATGCAAAAACAAGTAGCatatattattgatttgattaagaGGGATGAGTATGATTTGGAGTACAAGTTGGGTTCTTTGAGTGTAAAGCTATCTATTGCTTCTGTGACTCTGGTTTTTCATGTCTTGAATAGTGAAAAGGTGTCTGCTTTGCGTTTCTTTCGTTGGATTAGACATTGGCAGCCTGAATTGAGATGTAATTCTGATATTTGTAGCTTGGTTATTGATAATTGTGGGCGTTTAGATGATTATGATGCTATGAGGAGTCTTTTGAATGAGTTTAACGAGAACCAGTTATGTCTAACCAAAAAGGCATTCGAGTTCTTACATGTTATGAATGTTACAAATGAGTCCTTGGTGGAATCCACACAGAGAGTGATTGTCTTGTTGCTTGAAGTTAGAGGGTCATGTTATGGTTGGGTTTCCTCATTGATCGAAATGTTCAGTGTTTTGGGATCCTTTGACATGGTTGAGTTTGTGATGAAGAAAACTGAGAGGAAGATTtcttattactatatttttatcagggAAATGTGTCGGAGATGTGATTTTAAAGGGGTGAGAGATATTCAGGATGAGATGAGGAAAGAGGGCTTTGAACTGAATGCCCGAATTTACAATTATCTAATTAGCTGTTTGCTTAAGAACGGTGAATATGCTGATGCTTGCAAGGTATTGACGGAAATGCAGGACAAGGACTGCCCTCCTGATGCATTAacctttgaaatttttatatattactgTTGCAATAACGGCAAGACTGAAATTGCATGTCACTATTTTGATGAGATTGTGGCAAGGGGTCTTGAACCTCGGCTTTCAACACATGCTGCCTTTATCAAGGGTTTTTTCAACTCAGAGCAATATGAGGAGGCATATAAGTACGTGGTTGATTCAGATAAGAAGTACAAGTGCACAAGCTGCATGAATTACAGCTTGCTTGCGAGGCTTCATCAGAAAAGAGGAAATCTGGTGATTGCCCAAAATATTCTTTCTGAAATGATCAAGAAAGGTCTTAGACCATATTTTAAAGTGTATATGAAGGTTTTCAACTGCCTCAATAAATCCGGCAGGGAAACGCTAGCCACAGATTTGCAAGAGCAGTTTCATCAGCTTCATTCAAAGGCTTAG
- the LOC7475768 gene encoding cytochrome c isoform X4: MASFAEAPPGDSKVGEKIFKTKCAQCHTVDKGAGHKQGPNLNGLFGRQSGTTAGYSYSAAHKNMAVTWEEKTLYDYLLNPKKYIPGTKKDFPGLKKPQERADVIAYLKQSTAS, from the exons ATGGCTTCGTTTGCAGAAGCACCACCTGGCGATTCAAAAGTCGGAGAGAAG ATCTTTAAGACCAAGTGTGCTCAGTGTCATACCGTCGACAAGGGTGCCGGTCATAAGCAAG GACCCAATCTGAATGGCTTGTTTGGAAGGCAGTCAGGAACAACTGCTGGATACTCTTACTCTGCTGCTCACAAGAACATGGCCGTCACGTGGGAGGAGAAGACTTTGTATGATTACTTGCTCAACCCCAAGAAG TACATCCCTGGAACAAAGAAGGATTTCCCTGGATTGAAGAAGCCACAGGAGCGTGCTGATGTCATTGCATACTTGAAGCAGTCCACTGCATCTTAA
- the LOC7475768 gene encoding cytochrome c isoform X3 yields MASFAEAPPGDSKVGEKVFKTKCAQCHTVDKGAGHKQGPNLNGLFGRQSGTTAGYSYSTANKNMAVTWEEKTLYDYLLNPKKYIPGTKMDFPGLKKPQERADVIAYLKQSTAS; encoded by the exons ATGGCTTCGTTTGCAGAAGCACCACCTGGCGATTCAAAAGTCGGAGAGAAGGTCTTTAAGACCAAGTGTGCTCAGTGTCATACCGTCGACAAGGGTGCCGGTCATAAGCAAG GACCCAATCTGAATGGCTTGTTTGGAAGGCAGTCAGGAACAACTGCTGGATACTCTTACTCTACTGCTAACAAGAACATGGCTGTCACGTGGGAGGAGAAGACTTTGTATGATTACTTGCTCAACCCCAAGAAG TACATCCCTGGAACGAAGATG GATTTCCCTGGATTGAAGAAGCCACAGGAGCGTGCTGATGTCATTGCATACTTGAAGCAGTCCACTGCATCTTAA
- the LOC7475768 gene encoding cytochrome c isoform X2, producing the protein MASFAEAPPGDSKVGEKVFKTKCAQCHTVDKGAGHKQGPNLNGLFGRQSGTTAGYSYSTANKNMAVTWEEKTLYDYLLNPKKYIPGTKMVFPGLKKPQERADLIAYLKQSTAS; encoded by the exons ATGGCTTCGTTTGCAGAAGCACCACCTGGCGATTCAAAAGTCGGAGAGAAGGTCTTTAAGACCAAGTGTGCTCAGTGTCATACCGTCGACAAGGGTGCCGGTCATAAGCAAG GACCCAATCTGAATGGCTTGTTTGGAAGGCAGTCAGGAACAACTGCTGGATACTCTTACTCTACTGCTAACAAGAACATGGCTGTCACGTGGGAGGAGAAGACTTTGTATGATTACTTGCTCAACCCCAAGAAG TACATCCCTGGAACGAAGATGGTTTTCCCTGGATTGAAGAAGCCACAGGAGCGTGCTGATCTCATTGCATACTTGAAGCAGTCCACTGCATCTTAA
- the LOC7475768 gene encoding cytochrome c isoform X1: protein MASFAEAPPGDSKVGEKIFKTKCAQCHTVDKGAGHKQGPNLNGLFGRQSGTTAGYSYSAAHKNMAVTWEEKTLYDYLLNPKKYIPGTKKDFPGLKKPQERADVIAYLKQSTAS from the exons ATGGCTTCGTTTGCAGAAGCACCACCTGGCGATTCGAAAGTCGGAGAGAAGATCTTTAAGACCAAGTGTGCTCAGTGTCATACCGTCGACAAGGGTGCCGGTCATAAGCAAG GACCCAATCTGAATGGCTTGTTTGGAAGGCAGTCAGGAACAACTGCTGGATACTCTTACTCTGCTGCTCACAAGAACATGGCCGTCACGTGGGAGGAGAAGACTTTGTATGATTACTTGCTCAACCCCAAGAAG TACATCCCTGGAACAAAGAAGGATTTCCCTGGATTGAAGAAGCCACAGGAGCGTGCTGATGTCATTGCATACTTGAAGCAGTCCACTGCATCTTAA
- the LOC7455266 gene encoding uncharacterized protein LOC7455266 — protein sequence MKFSVKAWSTSKGNSAARTGVFQLGNCPQIETPALLLSTRKGLPHFISPDLLPSLPIPDSSLLHVSPLHFMEGISSKTISSIGGLHKMIGLHDFGLAAVARDSIQCLPESSATNKLGASFETPCGRLLIKPAEYMGIISSLRPNLWATLADEVPAWVSKKRNKNSVDRTVKWLDECVALSPASGVAFGAIVGGSDVEERRRCAQEVVKRNVSGYWIGGFGFGESTDERPALLSAVTDILPKDGPRLISGLGLPEEVLQGVAAGIDLFDSSYIYHLTIGGFALTFPLDNKTYASDLKLTGMGIDQTKINLKATVYRKDATPIVESCSCYTCQNHTKAYINHLLNVHEMLAQILLEIHNTHHYLGFFRSIREAIKEGRFEQFREMFVEKRRIHLAEVAVCA from the exons ATGAAGTTCTCAGTGAAAGCATGGAGCACGAGCAAGGGCAATTCCGCTGCAAGGACTGGTGTATTTCAGCTGGGCAACTGCCCTCAAATAGAAACACCTGCTCTCCTCCTTTCTACACGTAAAGGGTTACCCCATTTTATTTCGCCTGACCTCCTCCCTTCTCTTCCTATCCCTGATTCTTCTCTCCTTCATGTTAGCCCTCTTCACTT cATGGAAGGAATTTCATCAAAAACAATATCCTCAATTGGAGGACTCCATAAAATGATTGGATTGCATGATTTTGGACTTGCTGCTGTAGCAAGGGATTCCATTCAATGCCTTCCAGAAAGTAGTGCCACAAATAAACTTGGTGCATCTTTTGAAACTCCTTGTGGTCGCCTTTTG ATTAAACCTGCAGAATACATGGGAATAATTTCTTCTTTGAGGCCAAATCTTTGGGCCACTTTGGCTGATGAAGTACCTGCATGGGTATCAAAGAAGAGGAACAAGAATTCAGTTGATCGAACTGTAAAGTGGCTTGATGAATGCGTTGCACTAAGCCcg gcAAGTGGAGTTGCTTTTGGAGCCATTGTTGGAGGGTCTGATGTCGAAGAACGGAGGCGATGTGCACAAGAAGTAGTGAAGCGCAATGTATCAG GTTATTGGATTGGAGGATTTGGATTTGGAGAGAGCACTGATGAGCGCCCTGCTTTGCTTAGTGCTGTAACT GATATTTTACCAAAGGATGGGCCACGTCTGATCAGTGGACTAGGACTACCAG AGGAGGTGTTGCAGGGTGTTGCTGCTGGCATTGATCTTTTTGACTCATC GTATATTTATCATCTAACTATTGGAGGCTTTGCACTTACCTTTCCACTGGATAACAAAACATATGCCTCTGATTTGAAGTTGACTGGTATGGGAATTGACCAGACAAAGATTAATCTGAAAGCAACTGTTTACAG GAAAGATGCGACGCCAATTGTTGAAAGTTGCAGCTGCTATACTTGTCAGAATCATACTAAAGCTTACATCAATCATTTACTCAATGTTCATGAAATGTTGGCCCAGATTCTTCTAGAAAT ACATAATACACACCACTATCTGGGGTTCTTCCGGTCAATAAGAGAAGCAATAAAGGAAGGCAGATTTGAGCAATTTCGGGAGATGTTTGTTGAGAAAAGGCGTATTCATCTTGCTGAAGTTGCTGTATGTGCATGA
- the LOC7455267 gene encoding glucuronoxylan 4-O-methyltransferase 3, translating to MRSKNQSPINIKIIILGLFFLLFLLVIAWSSYSSPRPNSSPKAENDDLSDSSNLSTDEEEPKPSTAACPSLPLTPTCTKIPPSLANALVHYVTTNITPQQTLKEISVSLRVLEKKSPCNFLVFGLGHDSLMWTSLNHGGRTVFLEEDKAWIEQIREKLPTLESYHVTYDTRVHQADGLMETGMGDECKVVGDPRFSKCQLALKGFPGDIYDVEWDLIMVDAPTGYHDEAPGRMNAIYTAGLMARNRENGVTDVFVHDVDRVVEDKFSKAFLCEGYLTEQEGRLRHFIIPTHRTSSGKPFCP from the coding sequence ATGAGGTCCAAAAACCAATCGCCCATTAACATCAAGATCATCATCCTCGGTTTATTCTTTCTCCTCTTCCTTTTGGTGATTGCTTGGTCAAGTTACTCGTCTCCCAGACCAAATTCATCCCCCAAAGCAGAAAATGATGATCTATCAGATTCATCAAATCTGTCCACTGATGAAGAAGAACCAAAACCATCAACAGCAGCCTGTCCTTCTCTTCCATTGACGCCGACATGCACCAAGATCCCACCTTCTTTAGCCAACGCTCTTGTCCATTATGTGACAACAAACATCACCCCACAACAAACCCTCAAGGAAATCTCAGTCTCATTAAGGGTCCTCGAAAAAAAGTCACCTTGCAACTTCCTAGTCTTTGGCCTTGGCCATGACAGTCTAATGTGGACATCTCTAAATCACGGCGGCCGCACTGTTTTCCTGGAAGAGGACAAGGCCTGGATTGAGCAGATCAGAGAGAAACTGCCCACCTTGGAGTCCTATCATGTGACATACGACACCAGAGTTCATCAGGCAGATGGGCTCATGGAGACAGGAATGGGAGATGAATGCAAAGTAGTCGGTGATCCAAGATTCTCCAAGTGTCAGCTTGCCCTTAAAGGGTTCCCTGGTGATATCTATGATGTGGAATGGGACTTGATCATGGTGGATGCACCTACTGGGTACCATGATGAGGCTCCAGGGAGAATGAATGCAATCTACACAGCTGGATTGATGGCTAGAAACAGAGAAAATGGAGTGACTGATGTGTTTGTGCATGATGTTGATAGAGTTGTGGAGGATAAATTCTCCAAGGCTTTTCTTTGTGAAGGATACTTGACTGAGCAAGAAGGGAGGTTAAGGCACTTCATTATTCCTACTCATAGAACTAGTTCGGGAAAACCTTTTTGTCCATAG